In one Lolium rigidum isolate FL_2022 chromosome 3, APGP_CSIRO_Lrig_0.1, whole genome shotgun sequence genomic region, the following are encoded:
- the LOC124699552 gene encoding flavonoid O-methyltransferase-like protein Os11g0303600 codes for MATQAQLTVPTDAELLQAQADLWRHSLYYMTSMAFQCAVKLGIPTAIHGLGGTAALPDLVTALSLPPAKLPYLRRIMRLLATSGVFAATDVEVYRLTPISYLLLDGVAVVDGHPSQTSVVLAATSRHCVEAALGLTDWFRKDVAGSPFEDLHGVALFDGSMAEAEPEIDAVFNEALKAHDNSGFLAVLQECGRTLFQGLDSLTDCGGGNGTTARAIVEAFPQVKCTVLDLPRVIDNVPADGVVNYVAGDMFSLVPPAQAVLVKLVLHHWSDEDCVKILAQCKKAVPSREEGGKVIVIDIVVDSSSGHTHEAELLMDVAMMVLTNGRQRDESDWGEIFTKAGFSGYTIVKKLGARGVFEAYP; via the exons ATGGCGACCCAGGCACAGCTGACGGTTCCCACCGATGCCGAGCTTTTGCAGGCGCAGGCCGACCTTTGGCGCCACAGCCTCTACTACATGACGTCCATGGCATTCCAGTGCGCCGTCAAGCTAGGCATCCCGACCGCCATCCATGGCCTGGGCGGCACAGCGGCGCTCCCCGATCTGGTCACCGCGCTGTCCCTTCCACCCGCCAAGCTGCCCTACCTCCGCCGCATCATGCGCCTGCTGGCCACCTCCGGCGTCTTCGCCGCCACCGACGTGGAGGTCTACCGCCTCACCCCGATCTCCTACCTCCTCCTCGACGGCGTCGCCGTAGTAGACGGCCACCCGAGCCAGACTTCCGTCGTGCTCGCTGCGACCTCCAGGCACTGCGTCGAGGCCGCGCTGGgcctcaccgactggttccggaaGGACGTCGCCGGGTCGCCGTTCGAGGATCTCCATGGCGTCGCCCTCTTCGACGGGAGCATGGCGGAAGCGGAGCCCGAGATCGACGCCGTCTTCAACGAAGCTTTGAAGGCCCACGATAACTCCGGGTTCCTCGCTGTCCTGCAGGAGTGCGGCCGCACCCTCTTCCAGGGGCTGGACTCCCTAACCGACTGCGGCGGCGGCAACGGTACCACCGCGAGGGCCATCGTCGAGGCCTTCCCGCAGGTCAAATGCACCGTCCTCGACCTTCCGCGGGTGATTGACAATGTGCCAGCCGATGGCGTGGTTAACTACGTTGCCGGCGACATGTTCAGCCTCGTCCCACCTGCTCAAGCTGTGCTGGTCAAG cTTGTGCTGCATCACTGGAGCGACGAGGACTGCGTGAAGATCCTGGCTCAGTGCAAGAAGGCCGTTCCATCGCGAGAGGAGGGAGGGAAAGTCATCGTCATCGACATAGTTGTGGACTCTTCTTCAGGACACACGCATGAAGCCGAGCTCCTCATGGACGTAGCCATGATGGTGTTGACCAATGGACGACAGCGCGACGAGTCTGACTGGGGCGAGATTTTCACCAAAGCAGGATTCAGCGGCTATACCATTGTGAAGAAACTGGGAGCTCGAGGCGTCTTTGAGGCCTATCCATGA